One Etheostoma spectabile isolate EspeVRDwgs_2016 chromosome 12, UIUC_Espe_1.0, whole genome shotgun sequence genomic window carries:
- the pkia gene encoding cAMP-dependent protein kinase inhibitor alpha: MSDVEATYADFIASGRTGRRNAMHDILQSPTDPEGRGLPLTLSLSQLHINAGGGDGDDTDSQISSSSGHREVEQRNS; the protein is encoded by the exons ATGTCTGATGTTGAGGCCACGTACGCAGACTTCATCGCCTCTGGCAGGACGGGACGCAGGAACGCCATGCACGACATCCTGCAGAGTCCCACCGACCCCGAGGGACGAGGACTGCCCCTCACCCTGTCTCTGTCCCAGCTGCACATCAACGCAGGAGGTGGAG acgGAGACGACACTGACAGCCAGATCTCCTCCTCCTCGGGCCACAGGGAGGTGGAGCAGAGGAACAGCTAA